From a single Paramisgurnus dabryanus chromosome 17, PD_genome_1.1, whole genome shotgun sequence genomic region:
- the LOC135736831 gene encoding zinc-binding protein A33-like, whose amino-acid sequence MMTLFVFLVMASPCGPLNDVQLMIQDRIKKIKDIRNSAELIKNNTDKEIADSVEICTNLIRFIKRSQSELQEMMEEKQRTAEKQAEELIKDLEKEITELEQISNIEDHLVQIYPSMKCSEISLDTACMEEDETELMKTFEHILMYLFLLGAQQVFAEDVTLDPDTAHPYLILSDDGKQVRYGDIRHDLPDNPERFNTSLGVLGKEGFSSESFCFQVQVTGKTEWVLGVARESVNRKGAIKLTPANGFWTLALRNGNKFKALAGPDVSLSPRVKPQKIAVFVYYEEGAVVFYDVDSGSVIYLYSDQSFMNVDETLHPFFCPCNDDNGKNTDPLIILPWRK is encoded by the exons ATGATGACATTATTTGTCTTTTTAGTCATGGCGTCCCCCTGTGGTCCACTAAACGATGTGCAGCTCATGATTCAGGACAGAATCAAGAAGATTAAAGACATCAGAAACTCAGCAGAGCTGATAAAG AACAACACAGATAAAGAGATAGCGGACAGTGTGGAGATCTGCACCAATCTAATCCGCTTCATTAAGAGAAGTCAATCTGAACTGCAGGAGATGATGGAGGAGAAACAGAGAACAGCAGAGAAACAAGCTGAGGAGCTCATTAAAGATCTGGAGAAGGAGATCACCGAGCTGGAGCAGATCTCAAACATCGAGGATCATCTCGTACAG ATTTATCCATCAATGAAGTGCTCTGAGATCAGTCTTGACACTGCCTGTATGGAAGAAGATGAGACTGAACTAATGAAGACATTTGAACatatccttatgtatttgt TTTTGTTGGGGGCGCAGCAGGTGTTTGCAG AGGATGTGACTCTGGATCCTGACACAGCTCATCCATATCTCATCCTGTCTGATGATGGGAAACAAGTGAGATATGGAGACATTAGACACGACCTCCCAGATAACCCTGAGAGATTTAATACCAGTCTGGGTGTTCTGGGAAAGGAAGGATTCTCATCAGAAAGCTTTTGTTTTCAAGTGCAAGTGACAGGAAAGACTGAATGGGTTTTAGGAGTGGCCAGAGAATCTGTTAACAGGAAAGGAGCGATCAAACTGACACCAGCGAATGGATTCTGGACTTTGGCTCTGAGGAATGGGAACAAATTTAAAGCTCTTGCTGGTCCTGATGTCTCTCTGTCTCCGAGAGTGAAGCCACAGAAGATTGCTGTGTTTGTGTATTATGAGGAGGGTgctgttgttttttatgatgTGGACTCCGGTTCTGTAATCTACTTGTATAGTGATCAATCCTTCATGAACGTTGATGAAACTCTTCATCCATTCTTCTGTCCATGTAATGATGATAATGGTAAAAACACAGACCCTCTGATCATCTTACCCTGGCGTAAATGA